From Chloracidobacterium thermophilum B:
CCGTATCCGGCGGATCAAACCCACGGGTTTCAGCCTGCTCCTCCAGCGACAGGCTTTCTGCCGGCTGGCGGCGCTGGCGCGAATGCCACGCATTGAGCGCAATCCGGTAGAGCCAGGACGAAAACTTCGCCTCTCCGCGAAAGGATTTGAGATGGCGGAAGGCCGCGAGAAAGGTCTCCTGACAGACATCGCGGGCGTCTTCGTCCGAACCGCTCAGGCGGTAGGCCAGGCTGAAAATCGGGCGTTCCCAGCGCCGTACCAGCACTTCAAAGGCATGATGTTCACCTTCCAGCGTACGCTCGACCAGTTCCAGGTCCGACGCTTCCACCATAGAGCCGTGTTCTCCCTGCCGGCCACGTTGGTTGGTCATCTCTTGCGCGCCATTCGCCGGCGCACGACATAAGACGCCACCGAGGGTCGCAAAGTCGGATTTTCAAGGCTGGATGTTCAAGGGCTGGCTTCCCTGCCGGGCGCGCGTCACGGCCGGGCTGCCCTGGACAGTGTGGCATTTTGGCCGCCATGGCTGCCACACGTCCGGCCAATTTGCCCCACAGCCCGGACAAACCAGCTCCGCAACCATCCGTAGCGGACAGACAAAGTATTGTTTTTGAATAACTTGGTCAGACAAACCGCCCCTTTCCCGGTATGGCACGCAAGTTGTTCCGGGAACAGTGTGGACAGCCGCCCGACGGGGCGGCATCCACAGTCAAACGCCATTTCACAGGAAGGAAGCGCAACACGATGAAGAAAGCAGCTCTTGCACTGTTCGTTGCCCTCGTCATGGGGGTCACGACCTTCGGCGTCATCGAGACGGCCTATGCCCAGGAACAGCCGACGGCCGACAGCGGCTCCGGCACCACGAAGACGATGAAGAAGAAACGCCGCCGCCGCCGCAAAAAGAAAGCCGAAACGCCCAGTGGCTTTGTGATGGCCAACCAGTTCTAAACGCATCCGTCCGCAGGCAATGCGGAGACTTTGCGTCTCACTTTCGGGTATGGGAGCGGTGCTTCCCATACCCGTTTTTTGTGCGTCATTACCGCCGTTTTTCGGGCGTTGCCGTTGGGGGCAGGGGTTCTGCACTGCCCAGACAGGGCTTGTTTCTGAAGTTTTGCCAAGTAGTATAGAAGCTCACCACAACCCAGGCATTCCCACACCCCAAGGAGTTCCTTTCCGGCATGAACGTTGACATCTGGACGCGCGACGCGCGTACGTTGGCCACAGATGCGGTGGCCGTTTTTGTGTTCGAGGAAGAAACGCCGGCCAGCCCGGAACTGACGCCCTTTGACGCGGCTCTCCCAGGGCTGCTGCCCACGGTCTTTGGCATGGAGATGCGCGGCAAGGTCGGGGACATCGTTACCCTGCATGCGACCAGTGGCCTTGAAGCCAAACGCCTGATCCTCGTTGGCGCCGGAGCCAGGGAGAAGTTTGACTACCGGGCGCTTCGCCAGCGCAGCGCCCAGGTTGCCCGGGTTGCCGCCAAAAAAGGCGTCACTTCCCTTGGCATCGTGTTGCGTGACCACCTCGACCCCATGCTGGCAGCCGCGGCCATCACGGATGGCGTCATCACCGGTCTCTATGACCCGGCCCTGTACCGGAAGCCAAAAGAAGACACCACGACGATCACTTCCCTGACTCTGTGCCTGACGCCGGCCATGAGCGCGGCGGAAGCCACGGTTCGCCAGGGCGTGGACCGGGGCATCACGCTGGCCGAGGCCGTCAACTTTGCCCGTACGCTGGCGCAGGAACCCGGCAACAAGCTCACTCCGGCTGAAATGGCCCGGCGGGCGCAAGCCATGGCGGAACGTGAAGGGCTGGAATGCACGATTTTCGGGCGTGACCGGATGGCGGAGATGGGCATGGGGGCGCTGCTGGCCGTCGGACAGGGCAGCGCCCAGGAACCACAACTCATCCGGTTGAGTTACCGTCCGGCCGGAACCAACGGAGACCAGGGGCCGCGCCTCGCCGTCGTCGGCAAGGGTATTACCTTTGACACCGGCGGCATCTGCCTCAAGCCACGGGATGCGATGTGGGAAATGAAGTACGACATGTCGGGCGGGGCGGCCGTCATCGGCGCCATGCAGGCCATTGCCCGCCTCAAGCCGCCGATGGCTGTGGATGGCTACGTTGCTGCTGCCGAAAACATGCCTTCATCCACATCTTACAAGCCCGGCGACGTGCTGCATTCCTACGATGGCAAAACCATCGAGGTCATTGACACGGATGCCGAGGGGCGGCTCGTTCTCTGTGACGCTCTGGCTTACGCCCGCAAGGACGGCGGCGCGACGCACATCCTCGATCTGGCCACCCTGACCGGTGCCGTCATGGTGGCACTCGGTCAGGAACGCGCCGGGCTGATGGGGACGGACTCCGCGTTCATCGAAAGTGTCAAGCAGGCGGCGGCGGCGGCCGGTGAAAAGGTCTGGCCGTTGCCCCTGGACGAGGAATACGGCGAGCTGATGAAAAGCGACATTGCCGACATCAAGAACCTGGGCAACCGGTATGCCGGCTCGATTACAGCCGCCTGGTTTCTGCGGGAGTTCGTCGAAGACGTGCCGTGGGTCCATCTGGACATTGCCGGCGTGGCCTGGCTCGATAGCGACAAGCCGGACATGGCAAAAGGACCGACAGGCTTTGGCGTCCGTACCGTTGTGCAACTTGCCGAACAGATGGCCGCCGCGCAGGTGAACTAGAAACAGGGCGCTCTCACGCGACACCCCGTGGTCGTCAGGAAGGGGGCGCCCGATGGACGACTCCCTCGAACTCTGGATTGAACGTCTCGTCGCCGGCGGCGAAGGGCTGGCCCACCTGCCCGATGGGCGTGCCGTCTTTATTCCGCAGACAGCGCCGGGTGAACTCGTGCGCGTTCGCCTGGTTGAAGAAAGACCCACCTTTGCGCGCGGCCGCCTGCTGGAAGTACTCCAGCCTTCGCCGGTGCGGCGTGCCGCGCCCTGTCCACACTATGGCACGTGCGGCGGCTGTCAGTTGCAACACGTCCAATATGCCGCCCAGGTCGAGGCCAAGCAGGCGTTCATCCGCGAGGCGCTGCTGCGCCTGGGACAAATTGCCTGGGACGGGCCCGTCCCGATGCGAACCGGCCCCGAATGGGGCTACCGCAGCCGCGTCCAGTTCAAGCTGGCCGCCGATGGTCGGCGGTTGCGGGTTGGGTTCTATGCGAGTGGCACCAATGACCTGTGTGACATCGAGACCTGTCCGCTGCTGGCGCCGCCGCTGGCCCGGCTTCCGGCTGTCCTGCGACAACAGGCACCGTCCTCTCTGGCTGGCAAAACCCTGGACATTGCCCTTGGGGATGACGATGGGCTGTCTGCCTTCCCGGCTTTTGCTGACCTTCCCGGTCGCCCTGTTACCCGCCGCATCGGGCATTTCGTCTATACCTACGACGCACGCTGTTTTTTTCAGGTCAACCGGGAACTCGTGGCGGCGCTTGTCGCTGAAGTCGTGCCGGACGACCTGCCTTTCGGCGGGTTGGCTCTCGATCTCTATGCCGGCGTGGGCTTGTTCACCCTGCCGCTGGCGCGGAAGTTCCGGCAGGTGCTGGCCATTGAAGCCTCTCCGAATGCCGTGGCCTTTGCCCGCGAAAACATCCGGCACAACCAACTGACCAACGCCCAGGTCGTCGCCGAAGACTGCGCCCGGTGGATGCAGATGCGGGCGGCTGCCTTTACCGACCGGGTGGACTGGCTTGTGGCGGACCCGCCGCGTGCCGGTCTCGATAGCGCCGTCCGCACGGGGTTGGTGACAATTCGCCCCCGGCAGATTGTCTATGTCTCGTGTCATCCGGCGACCCTGGCGCGCGACCTGAAAGTGCTGCTGGCGCACGGTTATCGCCTGACGAAGCTCGTCGGACTGGACCTGTTTCCCCAGACGGCCCACGTTGAAGTCGTGGCGCAGCTTGTACGGGGCGATGCCGGCAACTGACGCCGCCCACGCACCGGAACATCAGGTAAAACCTTTTCTTCCAGCAACTAAACCTTTCCAGAAAGGCCGGTTGTTCCCGAAAAAAGCCTTCTTCCGGCTTGACCCCCGGCCGGAGGCTGCCTACTATCCCGCTCTGGCAAGGTGATTCTGAAGTCGCTCATGATGCCTGACCCGCTCCCGCAACACACGCCGGTCCTGGCGGCTGAAGTCCTGACGGCCCTTGCGCCGACGCCGGGCAAGCGGTTTGTGGATGGGACGGTCGGGCTTGGCGGTCACAGCGCCGCTCTTCTGGCGGCCGGCGCACAGGTGCTTGCCATTGACCGGGATGCCAGCGCGCTGCGCCAGGCCGCAGAACGTCTTGCCCGGTATGGCGACCAGGTGTGTTTCGTTCACGCTGACTTTCGTTCCTTGAAAACGGTACTCAACCAGCCGGGATGGTCGGAGGTGGACGGCATCCTCGTGGACTTGGGGGTTTCTTCCTGGCAGCTCGATGAACCGGCGCGTGGTTTCAGCTTTCGCCACGATGGGCCGCTCGACATGCGCATGGACACCTCGCAGCCGGTCACGGCCGCGGACATCGTCAACACCTGGGAAGAAGAGCCGCTGGCGGAGTTGATCCGGCAGTGGGGCGAAGAACGCTATGCGCGCCAGGTTGCGTACCGCATCGTTCAGGCCCGCCGCCAGACCCCCATCAGGACAACCGGCCAGTTGGCGGCCATTGTCCGGCAGGCCATTCCACAGCGCGGCCCGCAGCGGATTGATCCGGCAACCCGTACGTTTCAGGCCCTGCGGATTGCCGTCAACCGGGAACTGGACGGCCTGGAAACCTTCGTCTCGGAGGCCACGGATGTCCTTGCACCGGGTGGACGATTGGCGGTCATCACCTTTCACTCGCTCGAAGACCGCCCCATCAAACGGGCGCTGCGCCGGGAAGCCGGCATCCCGGACGATGACGCGCCGACCGACTTCTGGGGACGCCGGGTGACGCCGACGCCACGCCTACGGCTTCTGCACCGGCGGCCGATCATCCCGACAGACGCCGAAGTCGCTTCCAATCCACGGGCGCGCAGCGCCAAACTCCGTGCGGCAGAGCGACTTCCATAACGTGGCAGCCGCGCGCCCGTGCCAAGAACGAACTCAGGGGGGACATCTCAACGACATGGTGGAGAGGCTGGTATGTCTCGCTATCGCTATGTTTCCCCGGTTGCCAACCGGCCGCGCCGCCCCTCTCTCGACTGGCGGCTGTTTTTCCGGTGGTCAACGGTAGGGATCATCGGGCTGGTGCTGGCCGCAGGTTTTGGCTTCGCGGCCTGGCAGCAGTTGGAAGCCCTGCGCCTGAGTTACGAAACCGACCAGTTACGCAAACAACTCGACGAACTGACCCGTGAACGGCAACGGCTCGAAATTGAGCGGCAGCGTAAGCTTTCGCCGTTGCTGCTCAGCGGCACCACCCGCGCCCACAACTTTTCCCCGCCACGGCCAAGCCAGACCGTCCGCGTGGAGGTGCGTCGCTGATGCCTGCCGGACGGGCGCTGACCACACGCATTGCCGCGCCAATCCGCAACGCCCCAACGCCCATGACGCGCCGGCGGCGGGTTTCGGCCGCCGACCGCCCGGCAGTGACGGTGGACTGGAGACTGGTCACCATCGGCGGGCTGCTCGGCCTCTGGATGCTCATTGTCATCGGGCGACTCGTCCAGCTCCAGGTCTATCAGGCCGCAACGCTGCGTGAAAAAGCCGAGCAGCAGCAGCAAAAAACCTTCAGGACAACGCCGGCGCGCGGCACCATTCTCGACCGCCAGGGCCGTGAACTCGCGACGAGCCTCAAGGTCGCTTCGGTGTATGTGGCCCCGCAGAATATCCGTCCCGAAGAAGACCGGCGGAAACTGGCGGCCACGCTGGCAGCCGTTCTGGGGCTGGATGCGGACAAGGTGCTGGAAAAGCTCACCAGCAAGCGGCCCTTCGTGGCTCTGAAGCGCAAAGTCAGCCCGGAAGAGGAAAAGGCCATCCAGAATCTGGGGCTGCCGGGCGTTGAACTCGTGACCGAAATGCAGCGCCATTACCCCCAGGGACTGGTCGGCGCATCGGTCATCGGTTTTGTCGGCCTCAGCGAGGATGAAGTGGAAGAACGCGGCAAAGCCGGCGTCGAACGGGCGTTCGAGCAGCATCTTCTGGGCCGTCCCGGACGGGTCATCGTCGAACAGGACGCGCGCCGCAAGGTGTTCAACGTCCTCGAAACCGCCCCCGAAGTCGGGCAAAGCCTCATCCTGACGCTCGATGCGCAGATACAGTTTGAAGTTGAACGTATCCTGACCGAAGCCCTCCGGGAACAGGGGGGCAAAGGGGGGGCGATTGCCGTTCTCGAACCGGCGACGGGTGAAGTCCTGGCGCTGGCTTCTTCCTTCGGCGACCCGCTCCACGAACCACCCCGAGACGCCGAGGCGCTGCTGCGCCGGTATCGCAACCGGGCCGTGATGGACCACTACGAACCCGGCTCGGTCTTCAAAATCGTCACCTACGCCGGCGCCTTCGAGGAAAAGCTCCTGACGCGCCAGCAAAAGATTGACTGCCAAGGCGGGTCCATCCAGATGAACGGCCACACCATTCTCGACGGCGGGCGCTACGGGGCGCTGACGGCCGAAGAAGCCTTTGCGAAATCCTCGAACGTGGCTGCCATCAAAACCGGCCTCCGGCTGGGACGCGACCGGCTGCTGCGCTACGTCGAACGGTTTGGCTTCGGGCAGCCAACCGAGGTTGGTCTGGCCGGAGAAACGCCGGGCGGGGTCGGCCAGTTGAGCGATGCCCTGCTGGGCGCGGTGCCTATGGGCTACAGCGTCAATGTGACGCCGCTTCAGTTGTGCGCCGCCGCGGCCACAATTGCCAATGGAGGCGTCTGGGTTCAGCCCCATGTGGCCCGGCGTATCGTCTCGACCACCGGGGATGTGCTGCTCGACATCAAGCCGCGTACCCGCCGCGTGGTCAGCCGCGAAACCGCCCGTGAGATGACCGAGTTGATGCGGGCCGTAGTTGAACGTGGCACAGGCAAACGGGCCTCCGTGCGTGGTTACACAACCGCCGGCAAAACGGGGACGACCAAAAAGGTCGAGCGCGGACGCTACTCCGAAACGCGCTACGTGGCCTCGTTCGTCGGCTTTGCGCCGGCAACCCGCCCGGCGCTGGCGATTGCCGTCATGATCGATGAGCCACCCTACGGACGCCACCACGGCGGGGATGCTGCCGCCCCGATCTTTGCCCGCGTCGTGGAAACCCTGTTGCCGCTGCTCAAGATACCACCCGACACTTCACCGGAGATTGACCCGGCCTGGGCCGCCGGAGCGCCCATTCCCACCGAAGCCACCCCCGACGGCGAGGTGGCAGACCGCCCGGCGCCGCTACGACTCCCCACGACACAGGCAACGGTTCTGGCTGCGCCCCCGAACCCGGAAACGACTTCAGTCGTCACGGTCGGCGACGCCCGGCGGATGCCCGACCTGCGCGGACTCAGCCTGCGGGCGGCCCTGACGGCCTGCGCCAAGGTTGGTGTCCGGCTGGAAGCGACCGGATTCGGCACGGTACGGACACAATCCGTCCCTCCCGGCACCCTGATCACCGAAGGCATGGCGTGTCAGGCCACACTTGATCACTAGGCGTTTTTGTCGGCAACGCGCCGCAACCGCACCCGCGCAACCGCACCCGGATGTGTCGCAGGTTCAGTCTGCTTTGGAAAACCTGGAAAGCTGGGCATCGAGCGACCACGCGCCCGCGCCTGAAAACAGCAACGACAGCGCGCCCAGCATCAGCACGAGCGGATATTCCTGCTTGTTGAAGCCATCGTTGGCATGGGCGATGAAAGCAGCGACACCCATCGTCAAAGCCACAAACACGGCGGCCCAGCGCGTCGCCAGACCAAGCACGAGGGCCAATCCACCCAAAAACTCGGCGGCAATGGCCGCCCAGCCGAAGACCGTCGGCAGCGGAAATCCCAACTTCCCGACAAAACCGATGAACCGGCCCGGATCGCCAAAGAGCTTTTGCGAACCGTGAATGACCATCGCACCGCCAACAGCCAGACGCAGCAGAAAGGGGCCGCCAGCCGAGAGCCGGTCAAGCCACGGCAGCCAGAGCAGGTTTTTCACGTTATCTCTCCATCCGGTTGGAATTTATTTTGGTGGCTCAAGCGGAAAGACACCGATGCCTTTGTCTTCCAGACTGCCCAGGTAAAGCCTTCCCCCGTATTCGACCACATTGGTGACGGGCGCAAAGGCCGTGGGGGCCGGGTCCTGAAGGTTTCGGATGACTTCCCCCCGGTCGTTGATGCCAAGGACGAAACCGTAGTGGTCGGGCTTCGGCTGAAAGGTGCGCGGCAACCGCACCACCATTTTCCGCCAGAAGGGCTGTGGCAGCAGACGGTCAAGCACGGGGTTGCGCCGGGCAAAGAGCGCCACCCAGAACACGCCGTTCTGACCCGTTGAAACGCCGTCGGGAAAGCCCGGCAGATTCTCGATGAGCGGCTCAACCTGGCCGCGCCGCTCGCCGGCCAGCCAGTAGCGCAGCAGCCGGTACCTGGCCGTCTCGGCCACCACCAGAAACTGCTGGTCAGGACTGATGGCGACGCCATTGGCAAAGTACAGATTGTCGAGCACGACGCGCGTCGTCTTCGTTGCCGGCTCATAGGCGAGCAGGCGTCCGTTGGGGCGGTGCTCCAGGAAGTCCAGACGGTATTCAGGCTGGCCGAACTTCCACGAAGCATCGGTGAAATAGATGGTTCCGTCAGCGGCAATGTCGAGATCGTCGGTAAACCGGAAGGGCTTGCCGCCAGCTTCCGTGCTGAGTACCGACACCGTGCCGTCGGGGGCGATGTCCAGCAGGCCGCGAAAGCAGTCCGCCACGATCAGGTGGCCGCGCTGGTCAAACTTCAGGCCCAGCGGCCGCCCACCCGTGGAAGCGAACCGTTCCGGCGTCCCTCCCTCGACCGGCAGGCGGTAGATGGTGCCATCCTTCGCGCCGGCATAGAGACGCCCATCGGGGCCGACCGCCACATCTTCCGACCCAACAATGACCTCGGCCCCAAGTCGGGCCACTCCAGCCAACGCTTGGTTGACGGCATAGACCCCTTCCAGCTTTGGAGCCGGCGGCGGCGTCCAGGCAGCGGCATCAATCCCGACCGGGTAAAAGAGCAGGTAGAGAACGCCCAGCAGCACGATGCTGGCGCAGGCGAGGATGAGATTCCCAACTTTCACAGGCACTCCTTTTCACTTCATTCCCGGCTACCGGCCAAGGGCGGTAATCATCTGCTGCGCTTCACGCCGGGCCCAGGCATCCGCTGCCAACACAGCTTCAAGGGACGTGGTGGATTGTCCATCGTGCCGGGCCAGCGTGGTCTCGATGACGTAGGGAATATCCACGAACCGGATGCGTTCTTCGAGAAAGGCTGCCACGGCTTCTTCGTTGGCGGCATTGAGTGCGGCCGGGAACGTACCGCCGGCGCGCAAGGCTTCGTAGGCCAGCCGCAGGCACGGAAACTTCACCGGGTCCGGCGGATAAAACTCCAGCCTGGCCACGGCCGTCAGGTCGAGCCGTTCAACCGGCGCCGGCCGGCGTTCCGGGTAAGTCAGGGCGTACTGGATCGGATGCCGCATATCGGCTACGCCCAACTGCGCCATCGTTGAGCCATCCACAAAAGCCACGAGCGAATGCACGACCGACTGCGGATGAATGACGACTTCGATCTGCTCCGGCGGCAGGTCATACAGCCACCGGGCCTCGATGACTTCCAGCCCCTTGTTCATCAGGGTGGCGGAATCAATGGTGATTTTGCGCCCCATTGTCCAGGTTGGATGCCGCAGCGCCTCTGCCAGTGTGATCCGGGGAAAGTCCTCCACCGGCAGCGTCCGAAAGGGGCCGCCGCTGGCCGTCAGCACAAGGCGGTACACTTCCGTGCGGGCGTTGCCCCGCAGGCACTGGTGCAGGGCGTTGTGTTCGCTGTCCACCGGCAGGACTTCCGCCTGACATTCCCGCGCCCGGCGCATCATGAGTTCGCCGGCCATGACGAGCGGTTCCTTGTTGGCAATGCACACGCGGCGGCCCAACTCAATGGCGCGCAACGTCGGGAGCAGTCCGCGTCCGCCGACCACGGCCGACATTACCACGGCGGCTGCCGGGTGGGTGGCCACAGCCACCATCCCTTCCACACCAACGGCAACGTCACCCGTCCAGTCCGGCGCAACGAGTTGCCGAAGCTGCTGCGCGGCAGCCTCATCTGCCACGGCGACGAGCTGTGGACGGTAGCGCCGGATTTGTTCAGCCAGCCGTTCGACGTTCCGCCCGGCGGCGAGCGCCACGACCGTAAAGCGGGGCGCCAGGTGCTCGACGACAT
This genomic window contains:
- a CDS encoding RNA polymerase sigma factor, with translation MVEASDLELVERTLEGEHHAFEVLVRRWERPIFSLAYRLSGSDEDARDVCQETFLAAFRHLKSFRGEAKFSSWLYRIALNAWHSRQRRQPAESLSLEEQAETRGFDPPDTDNALDERLLRDERAQLVRRALAALPAEMRQVIVMKEYEGLKFHEIAEVLGIPVSTVKTRLYTGLTLLRRRLEGLGFSPGKE
- a CDS encoding leucyl aminopeptidase; its protein translation is MNVDIWTRDARTLATDAVAVFVFEEETPASPELTPFDAALPGLLPTVFGMEMRGKVGDIVTLHATSGLEAKRLILVGAGAREKFDYRALRQRSAQVARVAAKKGVTSLGIVLRDHLDPMLAAAAITDGVITGLYDPALYRKPKEDTTTITSLTLCLTPAMSAAEATVRQGVDRGITLAEAVNFARTLAQEPGNKLTPAEMARRAQAMAEREGLECTIFGRDRMAEMGMGALLAVGQGSAQEPQLIRLSYRPAGTNGDQGPRLAVVGKGITFDTGGICLKPRDAMWEMKYDMSGGAAVIGAMQAIARLKPPMAVDGYVAAAENMPSSTSYKPGDVLHSYDGKTIEVIDTDAEGRLVLCDALAYARKDGGATHILDLATLTGAVMVALGQERAGLMGTDSAFIESVKQAAAAAGEKVWPLPLDEEYGELMKSDIADIKNLGNRYAGSITAAWFLREFVEDVPWVHLDIAGVAWLDSDKPDMAKGPTGFGVRTVVQLAEQMAAAQVN
- a CDS encoding class I SAM-dependent RNA methyltransferase, with the translated sequence MDDSLELWIERLVAGGEGLAHLPDGRAVFIPQTAPGELVRVRLVEERPTFARGRLLEVLQPSPVRRAAPCPHYGTCGGCQLQHVQYAAQVEAKQAFIREALLRLGQIAWDGPVPMRTGPEWGYRSRVQFKLAADGRRLRVGFYASGTNDLCDIETCPLLAPPLARLPAVLRQQAPSSLAGKTLDIALGDDDGLSAFPAFADLPGRPVTRRIGHFVYTYDARCFFQVNRELVAALVAEVVPDDLPFGGLALDLYAGVGLFTLPLARKFRQVLAIEASPNAVAFARENIRHNQLTNAQVVAEDCARWMQMRAAAFTDRVDWLVADPPRAGLDSAVRTGLVTIRPRQIVYVSCHPATLARDLKVLLAHGYRLTKLVGLDLFPQTAHVEVVAQLVRGDAGN
- the rsmH gene encoding 16S rRNA (cytosine(1402)-N(4))-methyltransferase RsmH, with the translated sequence MPDPLPQHTPVLAAEVLTALAPTPGKRFVDGTVGLGGHSAALLAAGAQVLAIDRDASALRQAAERLARYGDQVCFVHADFRSLKTVLNQPGWSEVDGILVDLGVSSWQLDEPARGFSFRHDGPLDMRMDTSQPVTAADIVNTWEEEPLAELIRQWGEERYARQVAYRIVQARRQTPIRTTGQLAAIVRQAIPQRGPQRIDPATRTFQALRIAVNRELDGLETFVSEATDVLAPGGRLAVITFHSLEDRPIKRALRREAGIPDDDAPTDFWGRRVTPTPRLRLLHRRPIIPTDAEVASNPRARSAKLRAAERLP
- a CDS encoding penicillin-binding protein; protein product: MPAGRALTTRIAAPIRNAPTPMTRRRRVSAADRPAVTVDWRLVTIGGLLGLWMLIVIGRLVQLQVYQAATLREKAEQQQQKTFRTTPARGTILDRQGRELATSLKVASVYVAPQNIRPEEDRRKLAATLAAVLGLDADKVLEKLTSKRPFVALKRKVSPEEEKAIQNLGLPGVELVTEMQRHYPQGLVGASVIGFVGLSEDEVEERGKAGVERAFEQHLLGRPGRVIVEQDARRKVFNVLETAPEVGQSLILTLDAQIQFEVERILTEALREQGGKGGAIAVLEPATGEVLALASSFGDPLHEPPRDAEALLRRYRNRAVMDHYEPGSVFKIVTYAGAFEEKLLTRQQKIDCQGGSIQMNGHTILDGGRYGALTAEEAFAKSSNVAAIKTGLRLGRDRLLRYVERFGFGQPTEVGLAGETPGGVGQLSDALLGAVPMGYSVNVTPLQLCAAAATIANGGVWVQPHVARRIVSTTGDVLLDIKPRTRRVVSRETAREMTELMRAVVERGTGKRASVRGYTTAGKTGTTKKVERGRYSETRYVASFVGFAPATRPALAIAVMIDEPPYGRHHGGDAAAPIFARVVETLLPLLKIPPDTSPEIDPAWAAGAPIPTEATPDGEVADRPAPLRLPTTQATVLAAPPNPETTSVVTVGDARRMPDLRGLSLRAALTACAKVGVRLEATGFGTVRTQSVPPGTLITEGMACQATLDH
- a CDS encoding DoxX family protein, producing the protein MKNLLWLPWLDRLSAGGPFLLRLAVGGAMVIHGSQKLFGDPGRFIGFVGKLGFPLPTVFGWAAIAAEFLGGLALVLGLATRWAAVFVALTMGVAAFIAHANDGFNKQEYPLVLMLGALSLLFSGAGAWSLDAQLSRFSKAD
- a CDS encoding SMP-30/gluconolactonase/LRE family protein, which translates into the protein MKVGNLILACASIVLLGVLYLLFYPVGIDAAAWTPPPAPKLEGVYAVNQALAGVARLGAEVIVGSEDVAVGPDGRLYAGAKDGTIYRLPVEGGTPERFASTGGRPLGLKFDQRGHLIVADCFRGLLDIAPDGTVSVLSTEAGGKPFRFTDDLDIAADGTIYFTDASWKFGQPEYRLDFLEHRPNGRLLAYEPATKTTRVVLDNLYFANGVAISPDQQFLVVAETARYRLLRYWLAGERRGQVEPLIENLPGFPDGVSTGQNGVFWVALFARRNPVLDRLLPQPFWRKMVVRLPRTFQPKPDHYGFVLGINDRGEVIRNLQDPAPTAFAPVTNVVEYGGRLYLGSLEDKGIGVFPLEPPK
- a CDS encoding 1-deoxy-D-xylulose-5-phosphate reductoisomerase — protein: MTGLAILGSTGSIGCNTLDVVEHLAPRFTVVALAAGRNVERLAEQIRRYRPQLVAVADEAAAQQLRQLVAPDWTGDVAVGVEGMVAVATHPAAAVVMSAVVGGRGLLPTLRAIELGRRVCIANKEPLVMAGELMMRRARECQAEVLPVDSEHNALHQCLRGNARTEVYRLVLTASGGPFRTLPVEDFPRITLAEALRHPTWTMGRKITIDSATLMNKGLEVIEARWLYDLPPEQIEVVIHPQSVVHSLVAFVDGSTMAQLGVADMRHPIQYALTYPERRPAPVERLDLTAVARLEFYPPDPVKFPCLRLAYEALRAGGTFPAALNAANEEAVAAFLEERIRFVDIPYVIETTLARHDGQSTTSLEAVLAADAWARREAQQMITALGR